A single Xylanimonas cellulosilytica DSM 15894 DNA region contains:
- the glgA gene encoding glycogen synthase yields MRVDLLTREFPPFVYGGAGVHVAELSGVLRPHADVRVRAFDGPRGAEAEAEGVFGYDAPETLASANPALTTLGVDLAMANDVAGADIVHSHTWYANLAGHLGGLLHGVPHVISAHSLEPLRPWKAEQLGGGYAVSSWAEKTAYLGAAGIIAVSAGMRNDILRSYPELDPAKVHVVHNGIDLSGWARPAETGPEADVARATVERLGIDPARQSVVFVGRITRQKGLPYLLRAAESLPDDVQLILCAGAPDTPEIMAEVKSLVENLREKRRGRLGTGAGDDAGVIWIEEMLPRPELVSVLAASTVFLCPSVYEPLGIVNLEAMAVGLPVVASATGGIPEVVDDGVTGVLVPIEQVQDGTGTPTDPQKFVKDVADAMLAVLADPQRAADMGAAGRQRAEDHFSWTAIAERTMDVYRTVLEG; encoded by the coding sequence CTGCGGGTGGACCTCCTGACGCGCGAGTTCCCGCCCTTCGTCTACGGCGGGGCGGGCGTCCACGTCGCCGAGCTCTCGGGCGTGCTGCGGCCGCACGCCGACGTCCGGGTGCGTGCGTTCGACGGGCCGCGCGGCGCGGAGGCGGAGGCCGAGGGCGTGTTCGGGTACGACGCCCCCGAGACCCTCGCGTCGGCGAACCCGGCCCTCACCACCCTCGGCGTCGACCTGGCGATGGCCAACGACGTCGCGGGCGCCGACATCGTTCACTCGCACACCTGGTACGCGAACCTGGCCGGCCACCTGGGCGGCCTGCTGCACGGCGTCCCCCACGTGATCTCGGCGCACTCGCTGGAGCCGCTGCGGCCGTGGAAGGCCGAGCAGCTCGGCGGTGGCTACGCCGTCTCGAGCTGGGCCGAGAAGACCGCCTACCTCGGCGCCGCGGGCATCATCGCGGTCTCGGCCGGCATGCGCAACGACATCCTGCGCAGCTACCCCGAGCTCGACCCCGCCAAGGTGCACGTGGTGCACAACGGGATCGACCTGTCCGGCTGGGCGCGCCCCGCCGAGACCGGACCCGAGGCCGACGTGGCACGCGCCACGGTCGAGCGCCTGGGCATCGACCCGGCCCGGCAGTCGGTCGTGTTCGTCGGCCGCATCACCCGCCAGAAGGGCCTGCCCTACCTGCTGCGTGCCGCCGAGTCGCTGCCGGACGACGTCCAGCTCATCCTGTGCGCCGGTGCGCCGGACACCCCCGAGATCATGGCCGAGGTCAAGTCGCTGGTCGAGAACCTGCGCGAGAAGCGCCGCGGCCGGCTCGGCACGGGGGCCGGCGACGACGCGGGAGTCATCTGGATCGAGGAGATGCTGCCGCGCCCCGAGCTCGTCTCCGTGCTCGCCGCGTCGACGGTGTTCCTCTGCCCGTCGGTGTACGAGCCGCTCGGCATCGTCAACCTCGAGGCCATGGCCGTGGGCCTGCCGGTGGTCGCCTCGGCGACGGGCGGCATCCCCGAGGTGGTCGACGACGGCGTCACGGGCGTCCTCGTGCCCATCGAGCAGGTGCAGGACGGCACGGGCACCCCCACCGACCCGCAGAAGTTCGTCAAGGACGTCGCCGACGCGATGCTCGCCGTGCTCGCCGACCCGCAGCGCGCCGCCGACATGGGGGCCGCGGGCCGCCAGCGTGCCGAGGACCACTTCTCGTGGACGGCGATCGCCGAGCGCACGATGGACGTCTACCGCACGGTCCTCGAGGGCTGA
- a CDS encoding VanZ family protein, with translation MSVDVSARKRSRTRTTLLVLFVVYLALLVWAVLWKLDVPWTGGTRRTVKLVPFVASGGHGASQPFEVATNLLLFVPFGLYLGLLAPAWRWWRHVGVIAGASLGLETVQLVLAVGSSDVTDVVVNTAGGLAGLVLLARVRRRLQGRTALVVMRACSVATALALIASAAFVASPVRFGGPPPGGGREPAMRLERSTMHRETMHRETMHRETIHRETIHPGLDTSG, from the coding sequence GTGAGCGTCGACGTGTCCGCCCGCAAGCGCAGCCGGACCCGGACCACGCTCCTCGTGCTGTTCGTGGTCTACCTCGCCCTGCTGGTGTGGGCCGTGCTGTGGAAGCTCGACGTCCCATGGACGGGAGGCACGCGGCGCACCGTCAAGCTGGTGCCGTTCGTCGCCTCGGGCGGGCACGGCGCCAGCCAGCCCTTCGAGGTCGCGACGAACCTGCTCCTCTTCGTCCCCTTCGGGCTCTACCTCGGCCTCCTCGCGCCGGCGTGGCGGTGGTGGAGGCACGTGGGGGTGATCGCCGGGGCGAGCCTGGGTCTCGAGACGGTCCAGCTCGTCCTGGCCGTGGGGAGCTCCGACGTCACCGACGTCGTCGTCAACACCGCCGGAGGCCTGGCCGGGCTCGTCCTGCTCGCCCGGGTGCGCCGCAGGCTTCAGGGGCGCACCGCCCTGGTCGTGATGCGGGCCTGTTCCGTCGCGACGGCGCTCGCCCTGATCGCGAGCGCCGCCTTCGTCGCCTCGCCCGTGCGCTTCGGGGGGCCACCACCGGGCGGCGGCCGCGAACCTGCCATGCGCCTGGAGCGCTCGACGATGCACCGCGAGACGATGCACCGCGAGACGATGCACCGCGAGACGATCCACCGCGAGACGATCCACCCGGGGCTGGACACCTCCGGGTGA
- a CDS encoding response regulator transcription factor: protein MRVLIVEDEPELAEAVRDGLRLAAIAADVAGDGETALELLAVNAYDIAILDRDIPGPSGDEIAKRVVASGSGTPILMLTAADRIDDKASGFELGADDYLTKPFELRELVLRLRALDRRRAHHRPPVQEIAGLRLDPFRREVYRDGRYVALTRKQFAVLEVLVAAQGGVVSAEELLERAWDENADPFTNAVRITVSALRKRLGEPWLIATVAGVGYRIDTGPAGERRG, encoded by the coding sequence ATGCGCGTGCTGATCGTCGAGGACGAACCCGAACTCGCCGAGGCCGTGCGCGACGGCCTGCGTCTGGCGGCGATCGCCGCCGACGTCGCCGGCGACGGCGAGACCGCACTGGAGCTGCTGGCCGTCAACGCGTACGACATCGCCATCCTGGACCGTGACATCCCCGGCCCCTCGGGCGACGAGATCGCGAAGCGCGTCGTGGCCTCCGGCAGCGGCACGCCGATTCTCATGCTCACCGCTGCCGACCGGATCGACGACAAGGCCTCCGGGTTCGAGCTCGGCGCCGACGACTACCTCACCAAGCCCTTCGAGCTGCGCGAGCTCGTCCTGCGGCTGCGGGCGCTCGATCGCCGACGCGCTCACCACCGGCCGCCTGTCCAGGAGATCGCGGGCCTGCGCCTCGACCCGTTCCGCCGTGAGGTGTACCGCGACGGCCGGTACGTCGCGCTCACCCGCAAGCAGTTCGCCGTGCTCGAAGTCCTCGTCGCGGCGCAGGGCGGAGTGGTGAGCGCCGAGGAGCTCCTGGAGCGGGCGTGGGACGAGAACGCCGACCCCTTCACCAACGCCGTGCGCATCACCGTCTCCGCACTGCGCAAACGGCTCGGGGAGCCCTGGCTGATCGCGACCGTGGCCGGCGTCGGCTACCGGATCGACACCGGCCCCGCCGGCGAGCGCCGTGGATAG
- the glgC gene encoding glucose-1-phosphate adenylyltransferase produces the protein MASSPRVLAIVLAGGEGKRLMPLTAHRAKPAVPFGGIYRLIDFALSNVINSGFLRVVVLTQYKSHSLDKHISKTWRMSSLLGNYVSSVPAQQRVGKHWYLGSADAIYQCLNIIEDDRPDIVVVVGADHVYRMDFSQMVDAHVESGARATVAAIRQPIALADQFGVIDVEPDDPTRIREFLEKPVNPVGLPDSPQEVLASMGNYVFDADALVEAVTKDAADPSSRHDMGGDIIPAFVEQGTAGVYDFIRNDVPGSTDRDRDYWRDVGTMDAYFEANKDLIAVQPVFNLYNEEWPVHTGYIGLPPAKFVHAGPGRLGHAADSIVSPGVLVSGATVAGSILSPGVHLHSWATVTNAVLMDDVQVHRHAQVHRAVIDKNVVIGERARIGVDHEEDRARGFTVTESGITVVPKGTIVT, from the coding sequence ATGGCGTCCTCCCCCCGCGTACTCGCAATCGTCCTCGCTGGTGGCGAGGGCAAGCGGCTCATGCCTCTGACGGCTCACCGGGCCAAGCCCGCGGTGCCGTTCGGCGGCATCTACCGGCTCATCGACTTCGCCCTGTCGAATGTCATCAACTCCGGGTTCCTGCGCGTCGTCGTGCTCACGCAGTACAAGTCGCACTCGCTCGACAAGCACATCTCCAAGACCTGGCGGATGTCGTCGCTGCTCGGGAACTACGTGTCGTCCGTGCCCGCGCAGCAGCGGGTCGGCAAGCACTGGTACCTCGGTTCGGCGGACGCCATCTACCAGTGCCTCAACATCATCGAGGACGACCGGCCCGACATCGTCGTCGTCGTCGGCGCGGACCACGTGTACCGCATGGACTTCTCGCAGATGGTCGACGCGCACGTCGAGTCCGGCGCGCGGGCGACGGTCGCGGCGATCCGCCAGCCGATCGCGCTCGCCGACCAGTTCGGCGTCATCGACGTCGAGCCCGACGACCCGACGCGGATCCGCGAGTTCCTGGAGAAGCCGGTCAACCCCGTCGGCCTGCCGGACTCCCCGCAGGAGGTCCTGGCCTCCATGGGCAACTACGTGTTCGACGCGGACGCGCTCGTCGAGGCCGTCACCAAGGACGCCGCCGACCCGAGCTCCCGCCACGACATGGGCGGCGACATCATCCCCGCGTTCGTGGAGCAGGGCACCGCGGGCGTCTACGACTTCATCCGCAACGACGTGCCCGGCTCGACCGACCGCGACCGCGACTACTGGCGCGACGTCGGCACCATGGATGCCTACTTCGAGGCGAACAAGGACCTCATCGCCGTGCAGCCGGTGTTCAACCTCTACAACGAGGAGTGGCCGGTGCACACCGGCTACATCGGCCTGCCCCCGGCGAAGTTCGTGCACGCCGGCCCCGGGCGCCTCGGTCACGCGGCCGACTCGATCGTCTCCCCCGGCGTGCTCGTCTCGGGCGCGACCGTGGCGGGGTCGATCCTCTCCCCCGGCGTGCACCTGCACTCGTGGGCGACCGTCACCAACGCCGTGCTCATGGACGACGTCCAGGTGCACCGGCACGCGCAGGTGCACCGTGCCGTCATCGACAAGAACGTCGTCATCGGCGAGCGCGCCCGCATCGGCGTCGACCACGAGGAGGACCGCGCCCGCGGCTTCACCGTGACCGAGAGTGGGATCACGGTGGTGCCGAAGGGCACAATCGTCACGTGA
- a CDS encoding M15 family metallopeptidase produces MSPREQPREAARRPRWALLAGSVAGAALLGAVACQAAEAPSIAAPPAAAESAAAPSAAGPSAPPAAARGVAAAPDDADRGQRRALSEVPEADAGDGVMSAFDDDEPTVANLDPALLAALRAATSDAADDGVRIVVNSGWRSAEQQERLLQEAVAQYGSMAAAARWVATPQTSAHVSGDAVDVGSTEATAWLSRHGGAYGLCQIYANEAWHYELRPEAVDDGCPAMYADPTQDPRMQQ; encoded by the coding sequence ATGTCCCCCAGAGAACAGCCACGAGAGGCAGCCCGCCGCCCGCGCTGGGCGCTCCTGGCAGGAAGCGTCGCCGGCGCGGCGCTCCTCGGAGCGGTCGCATGCCAGGCCGCCGAGGCCCCGTCCATCGCCGCGCCGCCGGCAGCAGCAGAGTCGGCTGCCGCACCCTCCGCCGCCGGGCCGTCCGCACCACCCGCCGCCGCACGCGGCGTGGCGGCGGCGCCCGACGACGCCGACCGCGGCCAGCGGCGCGCGCTCAGCGAGGTGCCCGAGGCCGACGCCGGCGACGGCGTCATGTCGGCGTTCGACGACGACGAGCCCACCGTGGCAAACCTCGATCCCGCGCTGCTTGCCGCCCTGCGCGCTGCCACCAGCGACGCCGCCGACGACGGGGTCCGGATCGTGGTCAACAGCGGCTGGCGTTCCGCCGAGCAGCAGGAACGGCTCCTCCAGGAGGCTGTCGCGCAGTACGGCTCGATGGCGGCCGCCGCCCGCTGGGTGGCCACCCCGCAGACGTCGGCCCACGTGTCCGGGGACGCCGTCGACGTCGGGAGCACCGAGGCCACCGCCTGGCTGTCCCGGCACGGAGGCGCGTACGGCCTGTGCCAGATCTACGCCAACGAGGCCTGGCACTACGAGCTGCGCCCCGAGGCCGTCGACGACGGCTGCCCGGCGATGTACGCCGATCCGACGCAAGACCCGAGGATGCAGCAGTGA
- a CDS encoding sensor histidine kinase — protein MDRTPGTSVRLRLALSYAGFLMVAGILLVAVVWVFLLRYVPDEAIRLHAGRPRDGSPGSPGLFIPGRYDLWRAFAPKAALTLAALLVVGLVGGWFLAGRMLAPLNRITAATRAAGSGSLSHRIRLPGRRDEFRELADAFDGMLSRIEDHVAEQRRFAANASHELRTPLAIAQTLVEVARNDPDRDVDELLRRLHAVNARAIDLTEALLLLGRADQGTFTRERVDLSLLTEEATETLLPFAERRGLAIETSGVVAPTIGSPALLLQLTTNLVHNAIVHNVPGNGGVWVTTEADPQTVTLTVENTGEVLAPELVATLVEPFRRGTERVRATPANAGHTGVGLGLAIATSIARAHDGSLRLAPRAGGGLRVTVRLPAAGPEAGSRQGAPNGTAKT, from the coding sequence GTGGATAGGACGCCCGGCACGAGCGTCCGGCTGCGGCTCGCCCTCAGCTATGCCGGGTTCCTCATGGTCGCCGGCATCCTGCTGGTCGCCGTCGTGTGGGTGTTCCTTCTGAGGTACGTGCCCGACGAGGCGATCCGGCTCCACGCGGGGCGGCCGCGGGACGGTTCGCCGGGGAGTCCCGGGCTCTTCATCCCTGGCCGGTACGACCTCTGGCGAGCCTTCGCCCCCAAGGCGGCGCTCACCCTCGCGGCCCTCCTGGTGGTCGGGCTGGTGGGCGGGTGGTTCCTCGCCGGGCGGATGCTCGCTCCGTTGAACCGCATCACCGCCGCGACCCGCGCCGCCGGGAGCGGATCGCTCTCCCACCGGATCCGGCTGCCCGGCCGCAGGGACGAGTTCCGCGAGCTCGCCGACGCGTTCGACGGCATGCTCTCCCGGATCGAGGACCACGTCGCCGAGCAGCGGAGGTTCGCCGCCAACGCCTCGCACGAGCTGCGCACCCCGCTGGCGATCGCACAGACGCTCGTCGAGGTCGCTCGCAACGATCCGGACCGCGACGTCGACGAGCTGCTGCGGCGCCTGCACGCCGTCAACGCCCGGGCGATCGACCTCACCGAGGCGCTGCTCCTGCTCGGCCGCGCCGACCAGGGAACCTTCACCCGTGAGCGCGTCGACCTGTCCCTTCTTACGGAGGAGGCCACGGAGACGCTGCTGCCGTTCGCCGAACGACGCGGCCTCGCCATCGAGACCTCCGGCGTCGTCGCTCCCACCATCGGCTCGCCTGCCCTGCTGCTCCAGCTGACCACGAACCTCGTGCACAACGCGATCGTCCACAACGTTCCCGGGAACGGCGGCGTGTGGGTCACCACCGAGGCCGACCCTCAGACCGTCACGCTCACCGTCGAGAACACGGGCGAGGTCCTCGCCCCCGAGCTCGTCGCCACGCTCGTCGAACCGTTCCGGCGCGGCACCGAGCGCGTCCGCGCCACCCCCGCGAATGCCGGCCACACGGGCGTCGGCCTCGGGCTGGCGATCGCCACCAGCATCGCCCGGGCGCACGACGGGAGTCTCCGCCTCGCCCCGCGGGCCGGCGGCGGCCTGCGCGTCACGGTCCGGCTGCCGGCGGCGGGCCCGGAGGCGGGCAGCCGACAGGGGGCGCCGAACGGGACCGCGAAGACCTAG
- the serB gene encoding phosphoserine phosphatase SerB, with amino-acid sequence MTHALTPATAPRRLVVTDVDSTFIQQEVIELLAEHAGTRDQVAAVTERAMRGELDFAASLRERVATLRGVPVAALDEVRASVLLSPGAAELVAECRRRGWAFGLVSGGFEEIVRPLAASLGITRVRANRLEVADGVLTGRTLGTVIDRAVKAETLRAWAAEEGVDLADTVAVGDGANDLDMLDAAGIGVAYRAKPVVRERADHAIERRLDEVLEIVDALEPTH; translated from the coding sequence GTGACCCATGCCTTGACCCCCGCGACCGCGCCCCGGCGCCTCGTCGTCACCGACGTCGACTCCACCTTCATCCAGCAGGAGGTCATCGAGCTCCTCGCCGAGCACGCCGGCACCCGCGACCAGGTCGCCGCGGTGACCGAGCGGGCCATGCGCGGCGAGCTCGACTTCGCGGCCTCCCTGCGGGAGCGGGTCGCGACCCTGCGCGGGGTGCCCGTGGCGGCGCTCGACGAGGTGCGCGCCTCGGTGCTGCTGTCCCCGGGCGCGGCCGAGCTGGTGGCCGAGTGCCGGCGGCGCGGCTGGGCGTTCGGGCTGGTCTCGGGCGGGTTCGAGGAGATCGTCCGCCCGCTGGCGGCATCGCTGGGCATCACGCGGGTGCGCGCCAACCGCCTGGAGGTCGCCGACGGCGTCCTGACGGGCCGCACGCTGGGCACGGTGATCGACCGCGCGGTGAAGGCCGAGACGCTGCGCGCCTGGGCCGCCGAGGAGGGCGTCGACCTCGCCGACACGGTCGCCGTCGGGGACGGGGCCAACGACCTCGACATGCTCGACGCCGCAGGGATCGGCGTGGCCTACCGGGCCAAGCCCGTGGTGCGCGAGCGGGCCGACCACGCGATCGAGCGGCGGCTGGACGAGGTGCTGGAGATCGTCGACGCGCTGGAGCCGACGCACTGA